A single genomic interval of Lynx canadensis isolate LIC74 chromosome A2, mLynCan4.pri.v2, whole genome shotgun sequence harbors:
- the PODXL gene encoding LOW QUALITY PROTEIN: podocalyxin (The sequence of the model RefSeq protein was modified relative to this genomic sequence to represent the inferred CDS: deleted 1 base in 1 codon), with protein MAGWQQGLWIPGKKVPTATGSKTAVEHIKTAVEHINSGNPDAALTHGGESPVENTKTTTATTATTATVPPTPEERKLSSATSAVVPKSPSTAPSNLPAAPSLAPTQKEGVTLPVTRGVLTGPPTAPDPPTTKSVKPDTTQGQPAGSGAQSSASVPTDRTTTQGTGPLPPLVSPTRTTPAPSTATSASPHQPAATATLKPPGTLQAPDKVSTASSTLGTETSPDSTLHGAPSTPTSFVASQGNHEHSSKVPTVPGTSSSATGTSSSATGTPSSATGTPSSATGTSSSTTGTSSSVTGTSSSVPGISSSVPGTSSSSSGPVATFTVMGPGSFSTHLAPNTPQVSSTSSPALTHRDDGVLPAAVGQIQCGHPENQTERMLILNFTKTSPCETNFSDDKLVTLLCRAAKATFNPPQDRCHIRLTPIPETQAVAIKEIAIQTNLLPRDVYELLKDKWDELQEVGVSNMKLGDQGPPEETEDRFSMPLIITIVCMASFLLLVAALYGCCHQRLSQRKDQQRLTEELQTVENGYHDNPTLEVMETSSEMQEKKVVNLNGELGDSWIVPLDNLTKDDLDEEEDTHL; from the exons ATGGCAGGGTGGCAGCAAGGCCTCTGGATCCCCGGGAAGA AAGTCCCGACCGCTACTGGCTCAAAGACCGCAGTAGAACATATAAAGACCGCGGTAGAACATATAAACTCAGGCAACCCCGACGCAGCATTAACACACGGTGGTGAAAGTCCAGTTGAAAACACAAAGACCACGACGGCCACGACGGCCACGACGGCCACGGTTCCACCAACTCCTGAGGAAAGGAAGCTGTCATCCGCCACGTCAGCCGTGGTCCCCAAAAGCCCATCTACGGCACCCAGCAACTTACCCGCTGCCCCGTCTCTAGCCCCGACGCAGAAAGAGGGGGTAACGCTCCCAGTAACAAGAGGGGTGTTAACCGGCCCCCCGACAGCTCCTGATCCACCAACCACTAAGTCCGTGAAGCCCGACACCACACAGGGCCAGCCAGCCGGATCTGGAGCCCAGAGCAGCGCCAGTGTTCCCACTGACCGCACGACCACGCAGGGCACGGGGCCTCTGCCGCCACTGGTTAGCCCCACCCGCACCACACCTGCTCCTTCCACGGCCACCTCAGCAAGCCCTCACCAACCAGCTGCGACTGCTACTTTGAAGCCCCCGGGGACTCTTCAA GCACCAGACAAAGTCTCTACGGCTTCAAGTACTTTAGGCACCGAGACCAGTCCCGACTCCACATTACACGGGGCGCCTTCCACGCCAA CATCATTTGTTGCCTCACAAGGAAATCATGAGCACTCCAGCAAGGTGCCAACTGTCCCTGGGACCTCTTCCTCCGCCACTGGGACCTCTTCCTCCGCCACTGGGACCCCTTCCTCCGCCACTGGGACCCCTTCCTCCGCCACTGGGACCTCTTCCTCCACCACTGGGACCTCTTCCTCCGTCACTGGGACCTCTTCTTCCGTCCCTGGGATCTCTTCCTCCGTCCCTGGGACCTCTTCCTCTTCGTCGGGACCTGTGGCCACATTTACTGTTATGGGACCTGGAAGCTTTAGCACTCACTTGGCTCCAAATACCCCCCAAGTCTCCAGCACATCTTCTCCTGCCTTGACTCATAGGGATGATGGGGTGCTGCCAGCAGCGGTGGGACAG ATACAGTGCGGACATCCCGAAAATCAAACCGAGAGGATGCTCATCCTGAACTTCACGAAAACCAGCCCCTGT GAGACGAACTTTTCGGATGACAAACTGGTCACACTACTGTGCAGAGCAGCAAAAGCCACCTTCAACCCACCTCAAGATCGGTGCCATATACGGCTGACACCTATTCCCGAGACCCAGGCAGTGGCAATCAAAGAAATCGCTATCCAGA CAAACCTCCTGCCCAGGGACGTGTATGAGTTGCTGAAAGACAAATGGGACGAGCTGCAAGAG GTGGGAGTCAGTAACATGAAGCTTGGGGACCAAGGGCCACCCGAAGAGACGGAGGACCGGTTCAGCATGCCCCTCATCATCACCATCGTCTGTATGGCCTCCTTCCTGCTCCTCGTCGCTGCCCTCTATGGCTGCTGCCACCAGCGCCTCTCCCAGAGGAAAGACCAG CAACGACTAACGGAGGAGCTGCAGACAGTGGAGAATGGTTACCATGACAATCCCACACTGGAAGTGATGGAGACCTCCTCAGAGATGCAGGAGAAAAAGGTGGTCAACCTTAATGGGGAGCTGGGGGACAGCTGGATCGTCCCCCTAGACAACCTGACCAAGGATGACCTGGACGAGGAGGAAGACACACACCTCTAA